The nucleotide sequence CATTCTCGAATTGATTGTCTATACGTGGATAAGGGTTGTATTAACCTGATAGGGCGGGCTATAATTGAGCCCATAacgtggtctgaccatgctccggTACGCATGACACTTACACTCTCCCAATATGATAAAGGCCAAAGATATTGGCGCCTTAATGATAGTTTATTAAATGATTCTGAGTTTGTTGCCCAACTTAGGCTTGCGATTCAAGAATATCTAGACATTAACGATAATGCCCAAACTTCTAACATGGTCTTATGGGATTGTTTAAAGGCGGTCATTAGAGGGCGCTTAATAGCCGAAGGGGCCCACCAGAAAAAGGTGAAACTCCGGGAGCGAGTAACCATTATGGCTCAGATTAGGAGTCTGGAGGGGAGGTTTCAGAGCACGGGTTCCAAAAAGATACTGCTGGAACTTGATAAGTGCAGACAATCCCTAGAGACTGTGGATGCAGCCCAAATAGCGCAAAATCTAGAAATCTGTAAGCAGGCCTATTATGAAGGGGGCAATAAAGCCGGCAAATTACTGGCAAGAAAATTGAAGAGGATTCAATTGCAAAACAACGTAGTTAAACTTAAGGATGAAAAGGGGCATTTATTGACCACTAATACCGACATCCGGAATAGATTTCTCAGATTTTATACGGATCTATACAGAGCAGATGCCAATATTGCTCAGTCACAGATAGAAGCTTACTTGAGCAAAGTTGAGCACCCAGTACTCACGCAATCACAAGTGGATTCGCTAGATAAAGAAATCACTGTAGCAGAGGTGTTGTGGGCCATAAAAAGCTTGAAATCCGGGAAATCTCCAGGTCTCGACGGCTTCACAGCGGTgttttataaaacttttaaacaTCTTTTAGCTCCAATCTTGATGCGCTTGTTTAACTCTTTGCGAGTTCAGGAGGACTTTTCCTTGGCAGCAAACTTAGCCGGTGTTACTTTGATTGCTAAACCAGGGAGGGACCCCACGGCCTGCGGCTCGTACCGGCCAATCTCCCTAATTAATCTGGATATGAAGCTCTTAGCCAAAATATTAGCTAATAGGCTTAATTGTATATTGCCTGGTCTGGTGCATCCTGATCAGTCAGGATTTATACCTGGGAGGATGGCCTCCGATAATGTGCGCAAGACCGTTGATTCCATGTGGTGGGCCCATACACAGAAAGTGCCTTTGCTATTGTTAGccatagatgccgaaaaggcttttgactatGTGCATTGGCCTTTCTTATTCCACACTTTGCGGACCTTTAAATTTGGGGAGTTCTTTATCAATTGGATACAAAAGCTTTATACGAAACCCCGGGCTTGTCTAAAGGTGAACGGGGGTTattcccagccctttcctgtAGAGAGGGGTAcgagacagggatgccctctgtCGCCATTGCTATTTGCATTATTCTTGGAACCTTTTACTCATGCTATTCGTAGCAATCCTGACATCTCCGGGGTCCAATTGGGGGAGTTTACTTCCAAATTAtcactttttgctgatgatatattaTTTACCATAACTGACCCCATTCCTTCTTTAAAAGCAATATCATTAGCGATAGCAGGATTTAGTCAAGTATCGGGATTTAAAATTAACTGGGATAAGTCCGAGTTATTGAATATCTCAGCCCCAGATGACACCATTACTTATCTTAAGAACCATCATCCCTTCCGCTGGGCCTCGAATAAACTGAAATATCTCGGTATTTATCTAGGGCCCATACCTGATTTATTTCAACTTAACTATCCGCCCCTTATGGCAAAGATATATAAAGACCTAGAGGAATGGGATCGCTATCATATTTCCTGGATGGGCAGATTGGCGGTGATTAAAATGAATGTGTTTCCTAGAATGTTATATCTGTTACAAACGCTGCCGGTTGACATTCCATTTAAAATCTTAGGGAAATGGCAGAATAGATTGCTAAAGTTTCTCTGGAAGGGGAAAAAACCGAGGATAGCTAAAAGACTTCTCCTGTTACCTAAATGCCAAGGGGGATTGGGGATGCCTAATCTTTATCATTACCAGGTAGCAGCACATTTAAAGTCTCTAGTGGAATGGCACAAAATAACCAGTAAAAAACCATGGGTAACTTTAGAACAGGCGATACTGGGATCTATGCCACTGTCTGCTATACTCTGGCAACCCAGAGATACCTGGCGTAGACCTGTACTACTTCCAGACACTATAACAGTACCTCTCAACACGTGGGAAAAGTGGAAAATGAGATTGTGGGGGCAAAGAGCTTACTATACCAGTACCCATTTACATCATAATACCCATTTTCGTCCAGCTAACATTCAGCATAGTTTTAGGCAGTGGTTGCAGAAGGGTATATCCTGCTTATCACATATTTGTGATCCAGGGGGGGTGATTTCGTTTGGCACTTTGGCAGAACGATACCACTTAACTCATAAGGATGTCTTCCCATACTTACAGTTACGGCATTTTATTCTACAGCTTGGTATACCACAGGATCTAGCTAAAGGAATCTCTGGTTTTGAACAAATGTGTCGCCAGGCAGATAAAATGCAAAAACTTATCTCAAACATTTACTTATTGATTGCTGATTCGTTTAGTTTAACTTTTCCCCATATTGCGGCGTGGGAATCTGATTTACAAGGATCCTGGCTTATTGAGGATTGGAAGACCATATTTTTGACGCTGGGAAAGGGTCTCATATCCGCTAATCATATAGAAAATGGGTATAAGATGTACTTTCGTTGGTACTATACTCCTGACAGACTGAGCCATATCATTCCTGGGTCTTCCAATCAGTGCTGGAAGGGGTGTTTAGCTAAAGGAACTTTCTTCCACATGTGGTGGTCATGCCCGAAACTCCAGATTAGACGGCAGCAGGTTTCAAACTGGTTAACTGAAGTTTTAGGATTTTCCATACACCTCAGTCCCGCCCACGCACTTTTGAATAAAGAGATGGCACAGTGTGAGAAATATCATAATCGCTTTATTAAATTTGTGGTTACTGCCACAAGGTGTGTCATAGCGAAACATTGGAAGGACTCTTTGGCACCCTCATTAAACCGAGTTCAGGCTCAGGTACTGGTTATGCATTCCCTGGGAAAAATAACGGCCTGCAGAAAAAagactgttttttcttttcaaaagactTGGCATGCTTATACTACTTGGGCAATAGCTCAATCTGCCTCGCACTAGGTATCCTGGCTCTGTGGGGATGAGACATTTGTACCTAGAATGTCTTGCTCAGCTTCTTTGATTTCCACCTTTGAGTGGCTCACCTTAGTTTGTATACTTCTAGccccagggaggggggaggaggggagggagtagggatgggGGTTAAATGCTAAAAAGAGGACGGGTACTGCCAGTTTTTGCTGTTAGAGAAACATTTACATTTCCCTTTATGTATATGAGTAGTCCTTTCTACCTAGGTAGCTATACGGTCTTATGTTCTGATTTTCTATGAGTGTTATGAGTGTTAGCTCCTTGGTTACTGATCAAATGTTTGCTCTATAGTATGTAATTCTTGTTATTCCACTGGTTGTGCTGTTTcaataaattacaaattaaaaaaaaaaagatcgcaagttggaagtgcTTCTTAagagggtcttcgaggtctccgcgctggggATGCGAgcagtgatgtgcagttcgcttgcccagagGGCGAGCCTTCTCTGGGTGCAAcaacttctcacctctcaggaccTGCCAGCCGATGAGGCCGCCCAGGCGGCTAGGCTAGAAGCTGCGGTGGCGTACGGGGCTGATGCCTCGTACGACCTGTTTCGGGTCCTGGCAAGATCCATGGTCTCAGTAGTAGCGGCACGTCGActgctgtggcttcgcaactgggtggcggatacgtcctctaagtcgagtctgggttccctgccattcaggggtaagttcctcttcggggaggatctggaccagatcatcaagtcgctgggggaaaacgCTGTCCATCGTCTGCCGGAGGATAGGTATCGTCCCTCGAGGGCATCTGCCTCTTACcagaccagagccagggcgcaacggcgctacaggagCTACAGGCCGTCGGGTTCCCGGCCCGCCGcctccaggtctcagccctggtcgcgttcCTTTCGAGGTCGTAGGCCCGCACGCACCGCCCCCGGAGCCGGAAACCCCTCTCCTAAGgcctcccaatgatgccagactcGCCCACTCCGCCGCCCCCAGGATTGGGGGCCAGCTGGCGTGGTTCTACCAGGAGTGGGCgcagatcacctcggaccagtgggtcttggacaccatagaacacggctacgcattggaatttgtccggcccccgcagggaaggttcatcttctccccctgtggctcggatgCCAAGCGAAGAGCAGTACAGCAGACGCTAGACAGGCttcgggagataggcgctattgcgcccgtgcccttccgagaggtgggctcgggccactattccatctacttcgtagtgccaaagaaggacggatcctTCAGACCCATCTTGGAcctgaaggaagtcaacaagtccctccgagtggtccggtttcgcatggaaacgctgcggtctgtGATTGCGGCGGttcatcggggggagttcctggcctccctggatctcacggaggcctacctgcacatccccatccgcccggaccatcaccgccttctctggttcaagatcctggaccagcacttccagttcattgctctcccgttcggattggcgacggcaccgcgcaccttcaccaagatcatggtagtcgtggcggccgCCCTTCGAAAGGAGGGCgttctggtccatccttatctggacgattggctcatccgagcgaagacCTTCACACAAGGCCAAGCAGCGGTGGCCAGGGTAGTACAGTTcctgcattccctgggatgggtagtgaacttctccaagagctccctcgagccctcacagcgcttggattttttgggggcgaccttcgacacccggctgggcaaagtcttcctacgtcaggacaaggcgcactccttgcgggatcacatacggcggttctctgcgttaccagatcccacctcctgggactacctgcagctcctgggagtgatgggctccaccatcgacatggtcctgTGGGCGTTTGCGCATCTCAGGCCCTTACAGAGGGCCCTCctctcccgctggaaaccgacttcacaggactaccagatgatcctcccgctcccgcagaatgccagggacagtctggtctggtggttggatccgtcgAATCTGGCccgcggcgtgtccctcgatctgccaaactgggtggtcgtcaccaccgatgccagtctagtaggctggggggcagtctgcgatcgaagcgccacgcaggggacgtggtccgcggtggAGGCACAGTGGTcaatcaatcgtctggaaaccagggcggtcaGACTAGCTCTGCGACGCTTCCTGCCGCTTCTTCAGAACCGGGAGGTCAGAAtactatcggacaacgctaccaccgtggcctacatcaaccgtcaaggaggcacgcgcagcccgcaggtcgcgctcgaggcggcactgctgatgcaatgggcagagcgccatctcgtccggctagcggcctcgcacatcgccagagtggacaacgttcaggcggacttcctcagtcgtcaattgctggatcccggagagtgggctCTTTCCGacgaagcgatgcaacttctcgtccatcggtggggggctccccacttggatctgatggcatccgctctcaatgccaaggctccccgcttcttcagccgtcggagagagcgcggcgcggagggagtggacgCTCTGGTCCTCCAGTGGCCGCCGCACCTTCTACTCTATGCatttccaccgtggcccctggtaggcaggatgctccgcagaatagaaggccatcaggggaccgtgatcttcgtcgccccggaatggcccaggcggccgtggtttgcggatctgctacagttggtgatcgacgggccgctcagactggggcacctcccccgtCTCTTACATCAGGGGctggtatttttcgatcaggcagaactcttctgtcttgcggcctggcttttgagaggcgccgcctacggcgccggggctacccggaggcggggTTAGTATCAACGCTGCTGCGGGCACGAAGACATCGACGTCGTGTGGCCTATgttgcgagtctggaaggtgttcgagctgtggtgcgCCAGCCGGGACACGAGACCCGAAAAGGCTTCTGTCCCTCAGATCGTCCAGTTTCTACAAGCGGGGGGTGGACAAGGGCTCGCCTtataattcccttcgggttcaggtggccgcccttggttcgttGTTGCGCGATGGGGGATCTCTCCTACAGCACTCGGACATCgctcgtttcctcaagggggtcaagcatttgcggcctccgttacgggacccttgtccctcctggagtctcaaccttgtCCTTCGCTCCCTGTTGAAATCACCGTTCGAGCCCCTGCGCAGTGCAGCGCTTAAGGATCTCACCCTAAAGGCTGTcttccttgtggccatctgttccgctcaacgcatttcggagttgcaggctctgtcgtgtagggAGCCTTATCTTCGTTTCTCCGACTCCGGAGTTTcacttcgcaccgttccctctttccttcagaaggtggtgtctgcattccatgtgaaccagacagtggagttgccgtccttctcctcctcagagccgaagtctctccgtctcttggatgtcaagcgcactctgcgcctctatctggaggctacaaatgagttccggatctctgaccatctcttcgtactctggtccggtcctaagaaggggtctcaggcctcgaagactaccattgccagatggctgaaggccggcattgccgcgtcctacattggggcggggcgGACTCCTCCGTCCggcattgtagcgcattctacacgttctcaggcggcttcctgggcggaggctcgGTCGGTTTCctctcaagaaatttgtagagccgccacctggaaatcgctacacacgttctcgaggcactatcgtctgcacctcgcctcttcagtctcGGGTcattttggcgagcaggttctccgagcaggcctcgcaggaccccacccgatttagggaagcttgggtacatcccactgtctggactgatccaggtacgtacagggaaaagaaaattattccttacctgctaatttttgttcctgtagtaccatggatcagtccagacgcccaccgcgttttgGATTCTAAGCCTGCTCAGCTCTTCTCTACAGTACTGTCGTGGTATGTTTCTTTCACGATCTTTCAGTTTTCAcggtttttcacagctccctacaagttggcaTGCTGCTTTTCGCAGCTTCCTACCCGTTGGTAGGACGTTGCCGTGCGTTACTACAGTTACAAGGCTTCTTGCCGGTTCATATAAACTTGATCCACTACGGGGGTTTggttttctactcgggctttgatatacttcgatactgaactcctgcagagggggtagtagtatatatgtgACGCCCCCCCTCAAGGTttttgctgactccatctgctggattgtgGGACAATAAACCACTGTCTGgtctgatccatggtactacaggaacgaagattagcaggtaaggaataattttcttttccttagtgtagacagatggactcagcatcccgcccagctggcTGCCTTCATTgctttcaccgattcaaggtaagccttatcacttctacatagtgcgtccactctaccaggtgtcgacgccttccagttgggaatgctggtggtctccagctactatccaTCGGTCCAGGGGAACCCTGTTTTTCATTGATTGTCAGCACATGtctatccataacagcttttgcaaggaagattactgaggagcttcacttcctgtgggggtatatgtacctgtgctgacgtcagatccgtctccaactgctagcacgagcacactatacccatttgtactgagtccatctgtctacactaaggaaaatgagattatcaggtaagtaatctcaacatttttccctatatgcaacaccttgcacttgtccacattaaatttcatctgccatttcgcttttgtattttgttgtatttatttatttattttttgtattcccTGAAGATTTATATAAAGACATCACACAGGAGTTTTCACTGTCATCTCAGAAAGCTTCTGCTAAACCATGGAATTCAGTAAACATCAGAGGTCCCATGGGGTCATTGCATGATCCCTGACAAAGTTTGATCCAGGTCACTGGTAGTTTTCTATAGCCACAGACACTTGATTAATGCCTTCTTTTTATATCCAGCAGGTAATGAGGTCATACAGGAAGTGAAGAgggaggagaatcgagaagaacaccctatagtactggCACTTACACCAAGACAATCAGGAAATTTCTGTGAGAATCCTGCCCAGAGGACTGAGGAGGGAGACGTTAGCCAAAGACAGCAGGAatcagagaagaaggagcaagactCTGCAGGAGAGTCACTGGATGGAGTCACTGCTTGTGAGAGAAGTGACAGGGAGTTCACAGACATCACTGAGCACCAGGGACACCCGAGAAGAGAGAATCCCTTCCAGAGTAATAACAGTtatcaaatgacttctgacctAACCCAGAGAGAcctgagagcagagagacccGTCCAGAGTAATAACAGTGACGAAATGACTTTTAACATTCATCAGAGTGAGGGGAAAAAGCAGAAGTCCTTTCTGTGTGAGATCTGTAAAAAAAGCTTTGACAGGAAATATGATCTATTATTGCATCAGAGAACTCACACTGGGCAGAGAACCTTTCCATGTGCTCAGTGTGCaaaatgtttcaaacaaaaattaattctgaaattacaccagagaatccataaGCAAAGGACCAATTTCACATGTAATAAATGTAAGAGAAGTTTCTCTTGCAAGGAATCCTTAGTAATACACCTAAGGAAACACACAAGGAAGATACCCTTTCATTCTCCTCAACATGGCCAATCTTTCAATGGGAATTTTGTTTCAGTAAATCAGCAGAAGATGCAGACAGGAGAGAGAACATCTTCATATTCTGAAAGTGGAGACAGCGCCATTCAAAAGCAAGAACTAATACAGCACCAGAAAACAGACacagaaaataatatatttatatgcacaGAGTGTGATAAAGTCTTTATTTAtctgtgtcatctgaaaatgcaCCAAAGGATccacactggagaaaaaccatttccaTGTACGGAGTGTAAAAGAAGCTTCAATTGTTTATCACATCTTAAAAGGCATGAaatgatccacacaggagagaaaccgtTCACATGTACGGAATGCAAAAGAAGCTTCAATTGTTTATCACATCTTAAAAGGCATAAAATGATCCACACAGGAAAGAAACCGTTCACATGTACTGAATGCAAAAGAGGCTTCTATTGTTTATCAGATCTTAAAAAACACGAAAAGactcacacaggagagaaaccatttacctgTACTGAGTGTGAATAAAGCTTCATTTATTTATCATGGCTACAAAGGCACCAAAGAACCCATGCAGGAAAGAAAGCAAATCCCCAAATATTATCAGCTGGTAATGTGCTAAAAGCTGCTCACAGTAATATATGCAGACAGAATATATAAACATATTGATGTTAAGAAAATCAATGGCAGTATAATAGAAATTCAACAAAAGAGGGGCATATGGAACCAGTGACCAGTTAATGCTGAATAAGTCAGTATGGCATGgatagcaagtttgctttccataaacagtgttttctgtaactagcaggattaattagccattacatatgggtTATGCCATCTGGCAGCACTGGAGGGACTTGTTTCTccaggaattttaaaaaaaaaattggagatgTCTTTGTATAATCCTCGAGAACTCTTCAGGTTTGTTAATAATTTGACTAAAATTAGTAGGCGTAGCCGAAGATAAGTATAATGAGGTTGctctattttttaaagaaaaaattgactCTAATTTCTGATAACAATCTCTGTTTAACTCAAGAAGTTAAAATGCCAACtaagaggtcacgtgatgtggtgaacgggATCGGACGTGTCTGATCCTGCTCCGGTCGGCTCATCTCCTTCCCGCCTCCATCCATCCGAAGTTGTGCATTGCGAAGCCTCACCATACTCCCTGAGACGTTTGTTTATGTCGATTACTTCGTT is from Rhinatrema bivittatum chromosome 2, aRhiBiv1.1, whole genome shotgun sequence and encodes:
- the LOC115083654 gene encoding gastrula zinc finger protein XlCGF26.1-like isoform X1, whose amino-acid sequence is MKENYETLSSVGQERINPDPNTLSRIKHEEEPYVQDSHELAEGEVTHSGTGHEIINPDTVRISQEEDLKIQDPQESGQRGVTQSYTGHEIIILVNPEEEPNVWDPQESGEREVTHSYTGHEIIILVNPEEEPNVWDPQESGEREVTHSYTAGNEVIQEVKREENREEHPIVLALTPRQSGNFCENPAQRTEEGDVSQRQQESEKKEQDSAGESLDGVTACERSDREFTDITEHQGHPRRENPFQSNNSYQMTSDLTQRDLRAERPVQSNNSDEMTFNIHQSEGKKQKSFLCEICKKSFDRKYDLLLHQRTHTGQRTFPCAQCAKCFKQKLILKLHQRIHKQRTNFTCNKCKRSFSCKESLVIHLRKHTRKIPFHSPQHGQSFNGNFVSVNQQKMQTGERTSSYSESGDSAIQKQELIQHQKTDTENNIFICTECDKVFIYLCHLKMHQRIHTGEKPFPCTECKRSFNCLSHLKRHEMIHTGEKPFTCTECKRSFNCLSHLKRHKMIHTGKKPFTCTECKRGFYCLSDLKKHEKTHTGEKPFTCTECE
- the LOC115083654 gene encoding gastrula zinc finger protein XlCGF26.1-like isoform X4, which codes for MKENYETLSSVGQERINPDPNTLSRIKHEEEPYVQDSHELAEGEVTHSGTGHEIINPDTVRISQEEDLKIQDPQESGQRGVTQSYTAGNEVIQEVKREENREEHPIVLALTPRQSGNFCENPAQRTEEGDVSQRQQESEKKEQDSAGESLDGVTACERSDREFTDITEHQGHPRRENPFQSNNSYQMTSDLTQRDLRAERPVQSNNSDEMTFNIHQSEGKKQKSFLCEICKKSFDRKYDLLLHQRTHTGQRTFPCAQCAKCFKQKLILKLHQRIHKQRTNFTCNKCKRSFSCKESLVIHLRKHTRKIPFHSPQHGQSFNGNFVSVNQQKMQTGERTSSYSESGDSAIQKQELIQHQKTDTENNIFICTECDKVFIYLCHLKMHQRIHTGEKPFPCTECKRSFNCLSHLKRHEMIHTGEKPFTCTECKRSFNCLSHLKRHKMIHTGKKPFTCTECKRGFYCLSDLKKHEKTHTGEKPFTCTECE
- the LOC115083654 gene encoding gastrula zinc finger protein XlCGF26.1-like isoform X3, which produces MKENYETLSSVGQERINPDPNTLSRIKHEEEPYVQDSHELAEGEVTHSGTGHEIINPDTVRISQEEDLKIQDPQESGQRGVTQSYTGHEIIILVNPEEEPNVWDPQESGEREVTHSYTAGNEVIQEVKREENREEHPIVLALTPRQSGNFCENPAQRTEEGDVSQRQQESEKKEQDSAGESLDGVTACERSDREFTDITEHQGHPRRENPFQSNNSYQMTSDLTQRDLRAERPVQSNNSDEMTFNIHQSEGKKQKSFLCEICKKSFDRKYDLLLHQRTHTGQRTFPCAQCAKCFKQKLILKLHQRIHKQRTNFTCNKCKRSFSCKESLVIHLRKHTRKIPFHSPQHGQSFNGNFVSVNQQKMQTGERTSSYSESGDSAIQKQELIQHQKTDTENNIFICTECDKVFIYLCHLKMHQRIHTGEKPFPCTECKRSFNCLSHLKRHEMIHTGEKPFTCTECKRSFNCLSHLKRHKMIHTGKKPFTCTECKRGFYCLSDLKKHEKTHTGEKPFTCTECE
- the LOC115083654 gene encoding gastrula zinc finger protein XlCGF26.1-like isoform X2, coding for MKENYETLSSVGQERINPDPNTLSRIKHEEEPYVQDSHELAEGEVTHSGTGHEIINPDTVRISQEEDLKIQDPQESGQRGVTQSYTGHEIIILVNPEEEPNVWDPQESGEREVTHSYTGHEIIILVNPEEEPNVWDPQESGEREVTHSYTGNEVIQEVKREENREEHPIVLALTPRQSGNFCENPAQRTEEGDVSQRQQESEKKEQDSAGESLDGVTACERSDREFTDITEHQGHPRRENPFQSNNSYQMTSDLTQRDLRAERPVQSNNSDEMTFNIHQSEGKKQKSFLCEICKKSFDRKYDLLLHQRTHTGQRTFPCAQCAKCFKQKLILKLHQRIHKQRTNFTCNKCKRSFSCKESLVIHLRKHTRKIPFHSPQHGQSFNGNFVSVNQQKMQTGERTSSYSESGDSAIQKQELIQHQKTDTENNIFICTECDKVFIYLCHLKMHQRIHTGEKPFPCTECKRSFNCLSHLKRHEMIHTGEKPFTCTECKRSFNCLSHLKRHKMIHTGKKPFTCTECKRGFYCLSDLKKHEKTHTGEKPFTCTECE